The Archocentrus centrarchus isolate MPI-CPG fArcCen1 chromosome 5, fArcCen1, whole genome shotgun sequence genome contains the following window.
GCCTAATGCATCAGtttaaaaacagctcaagcCTGGAAACATGCAGTTGCATTACATAGGAATGCACAAGATTATATTTTCTCATGAATCTGAGTAATTCAGCTCACTTAAAAAATATGGCTCTTTGAACACATTTCATACATCATGCATGTACCAGTTCTCTCCTTCATCTTCAGCTTATATTTCTATTAAGCTGTGAGCAACATCAAGGTAAAAGTGACCAATGACAGAATGCTGCTATTTTAACAGACTGATTAGACCCGCAATGTTATATGTCCCACATATGAGAAGTGCTTTACAGTAAGCAGTGGAAGGAAACTACTAACCTATTGTGAGAGCCACCTGGTCAGCTAATGAAGCTCCTTCACCCACACTGAGTTTGCTTAACTCATCACTTGACAGGACACTCTGAAAACAAAGATAGTATGTTAGTGAAAAGACAGTTAAATAGAGCTGATTCTGATTTAATAGTGTTGGTGTATTTGCTATTAACAACCATCACTTGCTGAACTTCAGGAGTATCAGAAAGCAACATTCCACTCTCCTAAAGAAACTAGTTTTCCCAGCATCTCTACAGCGGGTAGCTCCATTTAATGCTTTCCTAACGCAACCACAAAGGGATCGAACtttccctttggggttgcagatattttgcttgttaggtgaaCGTGAACCACTACACTGTGGAGCCACTACCATAACACTTTAATAATGCACACAGTAAACAACCAGTGAAAAAGTGTGTGACTTAATGCTGTTTTAGCCTGCCAAACCCAGTGTGTGAATAATACCACTCAAAAATCATGCATTGCCATAATTTCTGTAATCAGTGTGTTTCATCCCACCCTTGCTTTTCCTCCTACCAACTCAttcagcaaagaaaaacaacaagatcACTAATACAAGAGTGAATTTGTGatactttttcagtcatttttaaataacttcTGTGGCTTGAAATAATCCTTGTCCATATGTCATATTCATCCATGTAGGTGCCCCATTAGTCAGTGTGCATGTTgactgttttgcatttttcctGGTTCATGCCTACTCTATTTAAAATATTGCTTCTATTATGTTTTGTATGAAGGCCACAAGCTAAAACACATTGGTTTACTTCTAAAGACTTCAAGTGTTCCTGGAGTTTTAACCTCTAGGCtttttccccctccttctccGTGAACCTTGGAAGTAGGTGAAGTTCTACCAGGACCTACTACTCTGCTTCCATttacatttataaaataaaataaaaaacaaacatttatttctacCTCTGGCCCACAGTTTGCATCTTTACCTTCACATATCCTGGCTGACGTTGAGTTTTATTTCTGTGGTGAGCCAAGGTGGCAAATGTCACATCCCTAACCAGCTGCTGAAACTTCTCATTGCGTGCCACAAAGTCTGTCTCACAGTTCACCTGCATCAAAAAGACGAGGGAGTCAGAAGGCCAACATGTTTAGCAAAAAAAGTGAGTGATCCACAGAAACAATGACACTGCAAGTGAAGTCCTGTACCGGTGGTCTTACCTCCACCATTACTGCGGCTTTATCTCCTACAAACACACCAATGAGGCCCTCTTTGGCTTTGCGACCTTCGAGCTTGCTTGCTTTGCTCCAGCCCTCCTTCTGGGCCTGCTCATGCAGCCACGTCTCTGCCTGAACGTTTGgcaaattacattaaaaacagtCACACAGCTCATTTGTTTCATAGTCAACAGTTAACAACGCTGAACAGCACCTGACAGAGATTAGAAGAGAACCTCACCTGAGCCATGTCAttatcaaacttctccagtgctttcttACAGTTAATAAACGTGTAGCCTGTGCTTTTCCGCAGTTTCATCAGGAGGGCTTTCTCTGCTGCCAGCAGCTGACATCCTGTGTGTAAGGACTGTACAGGCTGGAAaatgctgacctgagagacacACATGATGACCAAACAAGAGTATAACTTCAACAAGTCACCCAGATTTCTATCTTTAGGAACCACTGAGGTCAGAGGTGCCAAATCTGCGTTACAATAAAAGCCATTTTTAAGTAAATTTTGCTGCTGTGGCATTAAGTGATCATGAAACAAGAATGAATTAGCAAGTTAACTCACTGAAAGTGTCCCACAAATACTGCATGCTAAATCATGGAAAACCAACTCGCGACAGCTCAAGTattaagcaaaatgtcaaacgTGCGCTTACCTTTGGGACATCTCTTGTTATTGTTCTGAACAAAAAGGTTAAAGACATCTTCACACCCAGCAGATGTGTACAGGCTTATGAAAGATACCAATGTCATTCACCTCCACGCTGCGGAAGGAAGCCGACCAGGGACAAAAATGTTTAAGTAGCAGTTCGGCGCCACCTAGCGTATAGGAGGACAACTCCACGGAATTACCAAAGCCGGTgatgtgccaaaaagtgatcgtctgccatataGTAATTTCCGAtatttctatgtgcttttatgtataatgtctttgcttatattggtgaatagagagtagtcaataggatttatgaagggcttatgtataaaatgaagaaattatctgtttttcaagtatgtttatgactctgcattattgcacctacattataataaatccagtcctctttggtcacttaaaatatctttagaatttttaccctgataaataaagaatatacaaaagtcactgccaaaaactcattgcagcttctaccttgtgacagaaatgttgtttcttgctcaaaatgacttgatatcattcacgagagctATGTTTGACACATTTCCCACAGATTATAGAAATTACAAGTTTAATGTCTTGATGGGCAAGCAGTCCTCTTTGTAGCTGCTCAGCTATTTTTTATCCTGTCATCTCTCTCATTCTTCTCATAATGCAGTTGATTT
Protein-coding sequences here:
- the tsfm gene encoding elongation factor Ts, mitochondrial, whose protein sequence is MSLTFLFRTITRDVPKVSIFQPVQSLHTGCQLLAAEKALLMKLRKSTGYTFINCKKALEKFDNDMAQAETWLHEQAQKEGWSKASKLEGRKAKEGLIGVFVGDKAAVMVEVNCETDFVARNEKFQQLVRDVTFATLAHHRNKTQRQPGYVKSVLSSDELSKLSVGEGASLADQVALTIGRLGENMSLKRAVTVGVPAEWEIGSYVHGGVSSQTEVAMGRYGALVIFQGGKEGEQETLGRKLGQHIVGEAPLSLGNMDDLPCGESETRLLPQTFLADTSRTVAQFLRGQQARVLDFVRFQCGETPDNTE